One Gordonia sp. SID5947 genomic region harbors:
- a CDS encoding gamma-glutamyl-gamma-aminobutyrate hydrolase family protein, with protein MTTYLEQAQTGVWDVSASFLPRVYFDGVARAGGVATLLPPQSATERVAERVVAGVDALVLTGGKDLDPNSYGQQRHRSTDVPRVDRDAWEFALLGAALHAGAPVLGICRGAQVLNVAFGGTLHQHLPDVLGHSRHQAGNAVFTTTQVAITPGTRLASLMGESASAECYHHQAIDRVGDGLVVSARDDEGVIEAVERSGEPFVLAVQWHPEERLDDLRLFAAVVDAARVRASRRMEVSSWP; from the coding sequence ATGACCACCTATCTGGAGCAGGCGCAGACGGGTGTGTGGGATGTGAGCGCAAGTTTCCTGCCGCGCGTGTACTTCGACGGGGTCGCACGCGCCGGTGGTGTCGCGACGTTGCTGCCGCCCCAATCGGCCACCGAACGCGTTGCCGAGCGTGTCGTCGCAGGCGTGGATGCGCTGGTACTGACCGGTGGCAAGGACCTCGATCCGAACTCGTATGGGCAGCAACGTCATCGGAGTACCGATGTCCCGCGCGTCGACCGGGACGCATGGGAGTTCGCGCTGCTCGGAGCCGCATTGCATGCCGGAGCGCCGGTGCTCGGCATCTGCCGCGGTGCCCAGGTGCTCAACGTGGCCTTCGGTGGGACACTGCACCAGCACCTGCCGGACGTGCTCGGGCACTCGCGGCACCAGGCCGGGAATGCGGTGTTCACGACGACGCAGGTGGCGATCACCCCCGGCACCCGTCTCGCGTCACTGATGGGTGAGTCGGCGTCGGCCGAGTGCTATCACCACCAGGCGATCGACCGCGTGGGAGACGGGCTCGTCGTCAGCGCTCGCGACGACGAGGGTGTGATCGAGGCGGTGGAACGTTCCGGCGAGCCCTTTGTCCTTGCTGTGCAGTGGCATCCAGAGGAGCGTCTCGACGATCTCCGGCTCTTTGCGGCCGTCGTCGACGCGGCGCGAGTACGGGCGTCCCGACGAATGGAGGTGAGTTCATGGCCGTGA
- a CDS encoding aldehyde dehydrogenase family protein, with amino-acid sequence MAVTELVNPATAEVFAEVDMLDGADVDAAVARAEKAQLRWAGLDPAARATALRAFAAVVGEHRSELADLEVENSGHPLGQASWEAGHVQDVLNYYSAAPERLAGKQIPVAGGIDITFSEPVGVVGVITPWNFPMTIASWGFGPALAAGNAVIVKPAEWTPLTSIRLAELAVESGLPEGLLQVLPGRGDVVGAAIIGHPGIGKVVFTGSTRTGRRVMEQAALSVKQVTLELGGKSANIVFADSDLARAAATAPYGVFDNAGQDCCARSRILVQHSVYDEFMERLEPAVSAVRVGDPRAEDTEMGPLVSRPHWEKVASYVTEGAPVAFRGTAPEGPGFWFPPTVLTPRPGDRSVREEIFGPVVTVQAFDDEAQAVAMANDSPYGLSGSIWTENLSRAIRVSQAVSAGNLSVNSHSAVRYSTPFGGYKQSGIGRELGPDAPSAFTETKNVFIAVDPGPPSEGTS; translated from the coding sequence ATGGCCGTGACAGAACTCGTGAACCCGGCGACCGCCGAGGTGTTCGCAGAGGTCGACATGCTCGACGGCGCTGACGTCGATGCGGCGGTCGCGAGGGCGGAGAAGGCGCAGCTCCGGTGGGCCGGGCTCGATCCGGCCGCGCGGGCAACCGCGCTGCGTGCCTTCGCGGCCGTCGTCGGAGAGCACCGATCCGAACTCGCAGATCTCGAGGTCGAGAATTCGGGACATCCGCTGGGGCAGGCGTCCTGGGAGGCCGGACACGTGCAGGACGTGCTGAACTACTATTCCGCGGCCCCGGAACGATTGGCAGGCAAGCAGATCCCGGTCGCCGGAGGAATCGACATCACGTTCTCCGAGCCTGTCGGCGTGGTCGGGGTGATCACGCCATGGAACTTTCCGATGACGATCGCATCCTGGGGCTTCGGTCCGGCGCTCGCCGCCGGCAACGCGGTGATCGTCAAGCCGGCCGAGTGGACGCCGCTCACATCGATTCGACTCGCGGAACTCGCGGTCGAGTCCGGTCTGCCCGAAGGTCTGCTGCAGGTGCTGCCGGGCCGCGGTGATGTGGTCGGAGCGGCGATCATCGGCCATCCGGGGATCGGCAAGGTCGTCTTCACCGGGTCGACGCGGACCGGTAGGCGGGTGATGGAGCAGGCCGCGCTGTCCGTCAAGCAGGTCACACTCGAACTGGGTGGCAAGAGCGCCAACATCGTCTTCGCCGATTCCGATCTGGCCCGGGCGGCGGCCACCGCGCCCTACGGCGTTTTCGACAATGCCGGTCAGGACTGCTGTGCCCGGAGCCGGATATTGGTGCAGCACAGTGTATACGACGAGTTCATGGAGCGGCTGGAGCCGGCCGTGTCCGCGGTGCGAGTGGGAGATCCGCGTGCCGAGGACACCGAGATGGGTCCCCTGGTGTCGCGGCCTCACTGGGAGAAGGTCGCGTCCTACGTCACCGAGGGGGCGCCCGTTGCCTTCCGCGGTACCGCGCCCGAGGGGCCCGGATTCTGGTTTCCCCCGACGGTGCTGACGCCGCGACCGGGTGATCGCAGTGTGCGCGAGGAGATCTTCGGGCCGGTGGTGACGGTCCAGGCGTTCGACGACGAGGCGCAGGCCGTCGCGATGGCCAACGACTCTCCGTACGGGTTGTCCGGATCGATCTGGACCGAGAACCTGTCGCGGGCGATTCGGGTGTCGCAAGCCGTGTCCGCCGGGAATCTCTCCGTGAACTCGCATTCGGCGGTGCGGTATTCGACCCCGTTCGGTGGCTACAAACAGTCGGGAATCGGGCGCGAACTCGGACCTGATGCGCCGTCGGCATTCACCGAGACCAAGAACGTCTTCATCGCGGTCGATCCCGGCCCACCCTCAGAAGGGACATCATGA
- a CDS encoding 3-oxoacyl-ACP reductase — MSSTVDLTQRLSGKVAVVTGGAGGIGLASARRMRAEGATIVIADLDRAAGERAADELDGLFVAVDVADGGQVDELFDTAAQRYGRVDIAFNNAGISPPEDDLIETTELDAWDRVQQVNLTSVYLCCRAALRHMGPAGRGSIINTASFVAVMGSATSQISYTASKGGVLAMSRELGVQYARQGIRVNALCPGPVNTPLLKELFAKDPERAARRLVHVPVGRFAEPEELAAAVAFLASDDASFITASTFLVDGGISSAYVTPL, encoded by the coding sequence ATGAGCAGCACAGTCGATCTGACACAGCGTCTGTCCGGCAAGGTCGCCGTCGTCACCGGCGGGGCCGGCGGGATCGGACTCGCCTCGGCGCGCCGGATGCGGGCGGAGGGTGCGACGATCGTCATCGCCGACCTCGACCGTGCGGCGGGTGAGCGGGCGGCCGACGAGCTCGACGGCCTGTTCGTCGCCGTCGACGTCGCGGATGGGGGCCAGGTGGACGAGCTGTTCGACACCGCGGCACAGCGGTACGGCCGCGTCGACATCGCCTTCAACAACGCGGGGATCTCGCCACCCGAGGACGATCTCATCGAGACGACCGAACTCGATGCCTGGGATCGGGTTCAGCAGGTCAACCTGACGTCGGTCTACCTGTGCTGCCGTGCTGCTCTCCGCCACATGGGTCCGGCCGGTCGCGGATCGATCATCAATACCGCCTCGTTTGTCGCCGTGATGGGCTCGGCCACATCGCAGATCTCCTACACCGCCTCCAAGGGGGGTGTGCTGGCGATGTCACGCGAACTCGGCGTGCAGTACGCCCGACAGGGCATCAGGGTCAACGCACTGTGCCCCGGGCCGGTGAACACCCCGTTGCTCAAGGAACTGTTCGCCAAGGATCCGGAGCGCGCGGCCCGGCGTCTGGTCCACGTCCCGGTGGGCCGGTTCGCCGAACCCGAGGAGTTGGCGGCCGCCGTGGCGTTTCTCGCCAGCGACGACGCGTCGTTCATCACCGCGTCGACGTTCCTGGTCGACGGCGGTATCAGCTCCGCGTACGTGACACCGCTGTAG
- a CDS encoding FCD domain-containing protein: protein MTIPARSEQLADALLAPVRPANAFEETVGRLLQLIRLGVFEPGESIPPERELAARLGVSRDTVREAIKALADAGFLVSRRGRYGGTFLNDVLPAPGSVDATVGPVGDEGAPIARADLDDALRLREILEVGAARMAAERTFSATEREALWARLTDMRVAGGDDYRRLDSRLHLAIAEAAGAPSLVSVVADNRMRINRLLDRIPQLEPNITHSDEQHEAIVIAILTGNPDGAADAMRGHLEGTATLLHGFLD, encoded by the coding sequence ATGACGATCCCCGCTCGTTCGGAACAACTCGCGGATGCGCTCCTGGCGCCGGTCCGTCCGGCGAACGCCTTCGAGGAGACCGTCGGACGGCTGCTGCAACTGATCCGCCTCGGAGTATTCGAGCCAGGGGAGTCGATCCCTCCCGAACGTGAGTTGGCGGCGCGCCTGGGTGTCAGCCGAGACACCGTCCGGGAGGCGATCAAGGCCCTGGCCGACGCCGGGTTCCTGGTGTCGAGACGCGGCCGTTACGGCGGCACATTTCTGAACGACGTCCTTCCGGCGCCCGGTTCGGTCGACGCCACCGTCGGTCCGGTGGGGGATGAGGGGGCGCCGATCGCCCGTGCCGACCTCGACGATGCGTTGCGGCTCAGGGAGATCCTCGAGGTCGGCGCCGCGCGGATGGCGGCCGAACGCACCTTCTCGGCCACCGAACGCGAGGCGCTGTGGGCTCGCCTGACCGACATGCGGGTCGCGGGTGGCGACGACTATCGCCGACTCGACTCCCGACTTCATCTGGCGATCGCCGAGGCCGCGGGGGCGCCGTCGCTGGTGAGCGTGGTCGCCGACAACCGGATGCGGATCAATCGTCTTCTCGACCGCATTCCGCAACTCGAACCGAACATCACGCATTCCGATGAGCAACACGAGGCCATCGTGATCGCCATCCTCACCGGGAATCCCGACGGCGCTGCCGATGCGATGCGGGGCCACCTCGAGGGTACGGCGACCCTGCTACACGGTTTCCTCGACTGA
- a CDS encoding DUF4191 domain-containing protein has translation MAKAQDKEAKAEAKKARRQASRERYKQLWQAFQMQRKEDKRLIPYMVGLFVLIVAVFVVLGLVFGSVWLLLPLGIVLGLLAAFILFGRRVQRTVYTKAEGQAGAAGWALGNMRGQWRVKQAVSGNAHLDAVHRVIGKPGVILVGEGSPTRVKTLLAQEKKKVARVVGDTPIYEIVVGNDDGLVPLSKLEKHINKLPRNIDGKRIDALEGRLAALGGRNQQGPGMPKGPIPGNAKVRGMQRTARRRG, from the coding sequence ATGGCAAAGGCGCAAGACAAAGAGGCGAAGGCCGAAGCGAAGAAGGCCCGCAGGCAGGCGTCGCGGGAGCGCTACAAGCAGCTGTGGCAGGCCTTCCAGATGCAGCGCAAGGAAGACAAACGGCTGATCCCGTACATGGTCGGGCTGTTCGTTCTGATCGTCGCAGTCTTCGTCGTCCTCGGGCTGGTCTTCGGGTCGGTCTGGCTACTGCTTCCGCTGGGCATCGTGCTCGGGCTGCTCGCCGCGTTCATCCTGTTCGGACGACGCGTGCAGCGCACCGTCTACACCAAGGCCGAGGGCCAGGCCGGAGCCGCGGGTTGGGCGCTGGGCAACATGCGCGGTCAGTGGCGGGTCAAGCAGGCGGTGTCGGGCAACGCCCATCTCGACGCGGTCCATCGGGTGATCGGCAAGCCGGGTGTGATCCTGGTCGGCGAAGGTTCGCCGACGCGCGTCAAAACCCTGCTCGCACAAGAGAAGAAGAAAGTCGCCCGGGTCGTCGGTGACACCCCGATCTACGAGATCGTGGTGGGCAACGACGACGGGTTGGTGCCGTTGAGCAAGCTGGAGAAGCACATCAACAAACTGCCCCGCAACATCGACGGCAAGCGCATCGACGCCCTCGAAGGTCGGCTCGCCGCGCTGGGCGGTCGGAATCAGCAGGGGCCGGGCATGCCGAAGGGGCCCATCCCGGGCAACGCCAAGGTCCGCGGTATGCAGCGAACCGCGCGACGTCGAGGCTGA
- the lipA gene encoding lipoyl synthase — MTASPHTPADPAPNGRKLLRLEVRNAQTPIERKPNWIKTRATMGPEYTELKGLVKREGLHTVCEEAGCPNIYECWEDREATFLIGGEQCTRRCDFCQIDTGKPAELDRDEPRRVAESVQAMGLRYSTITGVARDDLPDEGAWLYAETVRAIHRLNPGTGVENLIPDFHAKPDLLAEVFDARPEVLAHNLETVPRIFKRIRPAFRYERSLDVITQARDFGLVTKSNLILGMGETPEEVQSAIVDLHEAGCDILTITQYLRPSPRHHPVERWVKPEEFVDHSEFASEIGFAGVMAGPLVRSSYRAGRLYAQAMARHGRELAPAMAHLADGGSASQEATSLLERLAR; from the coding sequence GTGACCGCGTCTCCCCACACCCCCGCAGATCCCGCTCCCAACGGCCGCAAGCTGCTGCGCCTCGAGGTGCGGAACGCTCAGACCCCCATCGAGCGCAAGCCGAACTGGATCAAGACACGCGCCACGATGGGACCGGAGTACACCGAACTGAAGGGTCTCGTGAAGCGCGAGGGCCTGCACACCGTGTGCGAAGAAGCGGGCTGCCCCAACATCTATGAGTGCTGGGAGGATCGCGAGGCCACGTTCTTGATCGGTGGCGAACAGTGCACGCGCCGGTGCGACTTCTGCCAGATCGACACCGGTAAGCCTGCCGAACTCGACCGCGACGAGCCCCGCCGGGTCGCCGAGAGTGTCCAGGCGATGGGCCTTCGTTACTCCACCATCACCGGCGTCGCACGCGACGATCTGCCGGACGAGGGCGCCTGGCTCTACGCCGAGACCGTCCGGGCGATCCACCGGCTCAATCCGGGTACCGGTGTCGAGAACCTCATTCCCGACTTCCACGCGAAACCGGACCTGCTCGCCGAGGTCTTCGACGCCCGGCCCGAGGTGTTGGCCCACAACCTGGAAACGGTGCCACGGATCTTCAAGCGCATCCGGCCCGCGTTCCGCTACGAACGCTCGCTGGACGTGATCACCCAGGCCCGCGACTTCGGACTGGTGACCAAGTCGAACCTGATCCTCGGCATGGGTGAGACACCCGAAGAGGTGCAGAGCGCCATCGTCGACCTCCACGAGGCCGGCTGCGACATCCTCACGATCACCCAGTACCTCCGGCCCTCGCCGCGCCACCACCCCGTCGAGCGGTGGGTCAAGCCCGAGGAGTTCGTCGACCACTCGGAGTTCGCCTCGGAGATCGGTTTTGCCGGCGTCATGGCCGGCCCGCTGGTGCGGTCGTCGTACCGCGCCGGCCGCCTCTACGCCCAGGCGATGGCACGCCACGGCCGGGAACTCGCCCCGGCGATGGCACACCTGGCCGACGGCGGCTCGGCCAGCCAGGAGGCCACCAGCCTGCTCGAACGCCTCGCACGCTAG
- the lipB gene encoding lipoyl(octanoyl) transferase LipB yields MRDRSIRSSAAPIEVRWLGTLDYRDAYDLQHRLAAERADDTLDHDVLLLLEHPSTYTAGKRTEDADRPTDGSLVIDVDRGGRITWHGPGQLVGYPIIRLGEPLDVVEYVRRLEEALITVCAELGVTTGRVEGRSGVWISDRSGERKLGQIGIRVARGVALHGFALNIDPDMSAFEAIVPCGIADAGVTSLSRELGRPITVGDVLEPVAVAVRAALDDDNRDVGAPTTAGVGSVQ; encoded by the coding sequence GTGCGTGACCGATCGATCCGCAGCTCGGCGGCACCGATCGAGGTGCGGTGGCTGGGCACCCTCGACTATCGCGACGCCTACGACCTGCAGCACCGTCTCGCGGCCGAACGCGCCGACGACACTCTCGACCACGACGTCCTGCTGTTGCTCGAACATCCGTCCACCTACACCGCGGGCAAACGTACCGAGGACGCCGACCGGCCCACCGATGGATCCTTGGTGATCGACGTCGACCGCGGTGGCCGCATCACCTGGCATGGGCCGGGGCAGCTGGTGGGGTATCCGATCATTCGCCTCGGCGAACCGCTCGACGTGGTGGAGTACGTGCGCCGGCTCGAGGAAGCCCTGATCACCGTGTGCGCCGAACTCGGCGTGACAACCGGCCGGGTCGAGGGCCGCTCCGGGGTGTGGATCTCCGACAGGTCCGGCGAGCGCAAACTCGGACAGATCGGGATTCGGGTGGCCCGCGGCGTCGCGCTGCACGGCTTCGCCCTGAACATCGATCCGGACATGTCTGCCTTCGAGGCGATCGTGCCGTGCGGCATCGCCGATGCCGGCGTGACGTCGCTGAGCCGCGAACTGGGGCGGCCGATCACCGTCGGCGACGTACTCGAACCGGTGGCCGTTGCCGTCCGGGCAGCGCTCGACGACGACAACCGCGACGTCGGTGCGCCCACGACCGCAGGCGTAGGATCTGTGCAGTGA
- a CDS encoding TIGR01777 family oxidoreductase produces MRVAVAGSQGLIGSAVVSALRNAGHTVVRLVRREALADDEFSWDPETFGVPEESLRDVDAVIGLGGVGVGDHRWTGRFKQELRDSRITPTEVLAEAVARAGVPTFLSASATGFYGDTGDRPADESAAAGDGFLAGLVTDWEHAATAHAGDDTRVVLLRTAPVLSRRGGLLSRLQPIFWLGLGGAIGDGKQFFSWISLPDEVRAIAFLLESTISGPVNLSAPGAVPFAEFADAIGRAMHRPTVLKVPAFAAKRVGGEMAEEMILFSQRVVPGVLTDNGFSFTYPEIDDALGYTRA; encoded by the coding sequence ATGCGGGTAGCCGTCGCCGGGTCGCAGGGGCTGATCGGCTCCGCGGTGGTCTCCGCGTTGCGCAACGCCGGGCACACCGTCGTGCGGCTGGTCCGTCGCGAAGCGTTGGCAGACGACGAATTCTCCTGGGACCCCGAAACGTTCGGGGTCCCGGAGGAAAGTCTCCGGGACGTGGACGCGGTGATCGGTCTCGGTGGGGTCGGCGTCGGCGACCACCGTTGGACGGGGCGGTTCAAACAGGAGCTCCGGGACTCGCGGATCACCCCGACCGAGGTGCTCGCCGAGGCGGTCGCACGAGCCGGGGTACCCACTTTCCTCAGTGCCTCGGCGACCGGATTCTACGGCGACACCGGCGACCGGCCGGCAGATGAATCCGCCGCCGCGGGGGACGGTTTCCTCGCCGGGCTGGTGACCGACTGGGAGCACGCCGCGACCGCACACGCAGGCGATGACACCCGCGTGGTGCTGTTGCGCACCGCCCCGGTCCTGTCGCGCAGAGGCGGGCTGCTCTCGCGTCTGCAGCCGATCTTCTGGCTCGGTCTCGGCGGTGCCATCGGTGACGGAAAGCAGTTCTTCTCGTGGATCAGCCTGCCTGACGAGGTACGCGCCATTGCGTTCCTGCTGGAGTCGACGATCAGCGGGCCGGTCAATCTCTCGGCGCCCGGCGCCGTGCCGTTCGCCGAGTTCGCGGATGCCATCGGCCGTGCGATGCATCGGCCGACCGTCCTCAAGGTGCCCGCCTTCGCAGCAAAGCGGGTCGGCGGGGAGATGGCCGAGGAAATGATTCTGTTCAGTCAGCGCGTTGTACCCGGGGTGCTGACCGACAATGGCTTCTCGTTCACCTACCCAGAAATCGACGACGCGCTGGGGTACACCCGTGCGTGA
- the sucB gene encoding 2-oxoglutarate dehydrogenase, E2 component, dihydrolipoamide succinyltransferase: MAFSVQMPALGESVTEGTVTRWLKEEGDTVEADEPLLEVSTDKVDTEIPAPTSGVLTKIIAAEDDVVEVGGELALIGEAGEESGGDDAADSSGGDEPAEPEAESAPAEAPSTDTEAPAEKPSAESTSGGGSAEGTDVVMPELGESVTEGTVTNWLKAVGDEVAADEPLLEVSTDKVDTEIPSPVAGTLLEIVAEEDDVIEVGGKLAVIGDASAAPSQKAAPEPEAEKEPEPEPEPEPEPEPKKAESTPEPAPAAKSEKPAAKSEPTTVESTPYVTPLVRKLAAENDIDLNSIKGTGVGGRIRKQDVLAAADAAKAPAETAAPVASAPAATQAPAASSAAPEVKPELAALRGTTQKINRIRQITAKKTRESLQTSAQLTQVFEVDMTRIVSLRKQAKESFKASEGVNLTFLPFIAKAVVEALKAHPNINASIDEDKKEITYYDKVHLGIAVDTEQGLLSPVIHNADDLSIAGLARAIADIAARARKGAGGLKPDELAGGTFTITNIGSQGALFDTPILVPPQAAMLGTGAIVKRPVVITGDDGSESIAVRSMSYLPLTYDHRLIDGADAGRFLTTVKKRLEEAAFAADLGL, translated from the coding sequence ATGGCCTTCTCCGTCCAGATGCCCGCCCTGGGTGAAAGTGTCACCGAAGGGACAGTCACGCGGTGGCTGAAGGAGGAGGGCGACACCGTCGAGGCCGACGAGCCATTGCTCGAGGTTTCCACCGACAAGGTCGACACCGAGATCCCCGCCCCCACTTCGGGTGTGCTGACGAAGATCATCGCCGCCGAGGACGACGTGGTCGAGGTCGGCGGAGAGCTCGCGCTCATCGGTGAGGCCGGCGAGGAGTCCGGTGGCGACGATGCGGCGGACTCGAGCGGTGGCGATGAACCCGCCGAGCCGGAAGCCGAGTCGGCCCCGGCCGAGGCTCCCTCGACCGACACCGAGGCTCCGGCCGAGAAGCCTTCCGCGGAATCGACGTCGGGCGGCGGCTCCGCCGAGGGCACCGATGTGGTGATGCCGGAACTCGGTGAGTCCGTCACCGAGGGCACCGTCACCAACTGGCTCAAGGCCGTCGGTGACGAGGTGGCCGCCGACGAGCCACTGCTCGAGGTGTCGACGGACAAGGTCGACACCGAGATCCCGTCGCCGGTCGCGGGCACACTGCTCGAGATCGTCGCGGAGGAGGACGACGTCATCGAGGTCGGCGGCAAGCTCGCCGTGATCGGCGATGCGTCGGCCGCCCCCAGCCAGAAGGCCGCCCCGGAGCCGGAAGCCGAGAAAGAGCCGGAGCCAGAACCAGAGCCCGAGCCCGAGCCCGAGCCAAAGAAGGCTGAGTCCACCCCCGAGCCCGCACCGGCCGCGAAATCCGAGAAGCCGGCCGCGAAGTCCGAGCCCACGACTGTCGAGTCGACCCCATATGTGACACCGCTGGTCCGAAAGCTCGCTGCGGAGAACGACATCGACCTGAACAGCATCAAGGGCACCGGCGTCGGCGGCCGCATCCGCAAGCAGGATGTGCTGGCCGCTGCCGATGCCGCAAAGGCTCCCGCCGAGACGGCCGCGCCCGTCGCGTCGGCGCCGGCCGCCACGCAGGCACCTGCTGCCTCGTCGGCGGCACCGGAGGTCAAGCCCGAACTGGCTGCGCTGCGCGGCACCACGCAGAAGATCAACCGCATCCGGCAGATCACCGCGAAGAAGACCCGTGAGTCGCTCCAGACCAGTGCACAGCTCACCCAGGTCTTCGAGGTCGACATGACCAGGATCGTGTCGCTGCGCAAGCAGGCGAAGGAGTCCTTCAAGGCGTCCGAGGGCGTCAATCTCACGTTCTTGCCGTTCATCGCGAAGGCTGTCGTCGAAGCGCTCAAGGCGCACCCGAACATCAACGCGTCGATCGACGAGGACAAGAAAGAGATCACCTATTACGACAAGGTGCATCTCGGGATCGCGGTCGACACCGAGCAGGGTCTGCTGTCGCCCGTCATCCACAACGCCGACGACCTGTCGATCGCCGGTCTCGCCCGTGCGATCGCCGACATCGCGGCCCGCGCACGCAAGGGCGCCGGCGGCCTCAAGCCCGACGAGTTGGCCGGTGGCACGTTCACCATCACCAACATCGGCAGCCAGGGCGCGCTGTTCGACACCCCGATCCTCGTGCCGCCGCAGGCGGCGATGCTCGGGACCGGTGCCATCGTCAAACGTCCGGTGGTCATCACCGGCGACGACGGTTCGGAGTCGATCGCGGTGCGTTCGATGTCCTACCTGCCCCTCACCTACGATCACCGGCTGATCGACGGTGCCGATGCGGGACGTTTCCTCACCACGGTGAAGAAGCGGCTCGAGGAAGCGGCCTTCGCCGCAGATCTCGGGCTCTAG
- the gcvT gene encoding glycine cleavage system aminomethyltransferase GcvT encodes MSELLAGPIADRHRALGATFAAFGGWDMPVSYAGTVAEHTAVRETVGIFDVSHLGKAVVAGPGAADLVNRTLTNDLGKIGPGKAQYTLCCNESGGVIDDLITYLVSDDEVFLIPNAANTASVVAQLSAVAPDGVTVTDLHRAYGVFAVQGPKAPDALARLGLPTDMEYMAFTDADLVTEAGALPVRVCRTGYTGERGFELLPRWDDAGPVFDALLSAVTELGGQPAGLGARDTLRTEMGYALHGHELSTEITPVQARSGWAVGWKKPEFFGREALVAEKAAGPARRLYGLKAVGRGVPRPDCAVLSGPGGRQIGTCTSGTFSPTLKQGIALALLATDAGIGVGDEVVVDVRGRDLPCEVVTPPFVTPHV; translated from the coding sequence ATGAGTGAACTCCTAGCGGGCCCGATCGCCGACCGCCATCGTGCGCTCGGCGCCACCTTCGCCGCCTTCGGTGGCTGGGACATGCCGGTCTCCTACGCCGGAACCGTTGCCGAGCACACCGCTGTCCGCGAGACGGTGGGTATCTTCGACGTGAGTCACCTCGGCAAGGCCGTCGTCGCCGGCCCCGGGGCCGCCGACCTCGTGAACCGCACGTTGACCAACGACCTCGGCAAGATCGGACCGGGTAAGGCCCAATACACGCTGTGCTGCAACGAATCCGGTGGCGTGATCGATGACCTCATCACGTATCTCGTGAGCGACGACGAGGTGTTCCTGATCCCGAATGCGGCCAACACCGCGAGCGTGGTCGCGCAGTTGTCGGCGGTGGCGCCGGACGGTGTCACCGTGACGGATCTGCATCGTGCATACGGCGTGTTCGCGGTACAGGGCCCCAAGGCTCCCGATGCCCTGGCGCGCCTCGGTCTGCCCACCGACATGGAGTACATGGCGTTCACCGACGCAGATCTGGTCACCGAGGCCGGGGCACTCCCGGTGCGCGTGTGCCGGACCGGCTACACAGGTGAGCGCGGTTTCGAACTCCTGCCCCGGTGGGACGACGCGGGACCCGTGTTCGACGCGCTGTTGTCGGCGGTCACCGAACTCGGCGGTCAACCTGCCGGCCTGGGCGCCCGGGACACGCTGCGGACCGAGATGGGATATGCGCTGCACGGGCACGAACTGAGCACGGAGATCACGCCGGTCCAGGCCCGGTCGGGATGGGCGGTGGGTTGGAAGAAGCCCGAGTTCTTCGGTCGGGAGGCGCTCGTCGCCGAGAAGGCCGCCGGCCCGGCCCGCCGGCTCTACGGACTGAAGGCGGTCGGCCGTGGCGTGCCGCGACCGGACTGTGCGGTGTTGTCCGGGCCCGGCGGCAGGCAGATCGGGACGTGCACGTCGGGGACGTTCTCGCCGACTCTCAAACAGGGCATCGCGCTCGCGCTGCTGGCGACCGACGCCGGCATCGGCGTCGGAGACGAGGTGGTGGTGGATGTGCGCGGACGGGACCTGCCGTGTGAGGTCGTCACGCCGCCGTTCGTCACCCCGCACGTCTGA
- a CDS encoding adenosylcobinamide-GDP ribazoletransferase: MHSPLRAAHIALSWLTVLPLPQPRVAMDRRVGAAVMSAVPAVGAVLGALAAGVAALLSLTDLPATLIGAVVVVVLALLTRGMHLDGLADTADGLGCYGPPERVAEVMRSGSAGPFGVATIVAVMLIQSIGLGALVGEHRWYDIGFAVALGRLVAVVGARRGLPAAHPEGFGALVADSQRTSIVVWAGIATVAALATGWGIDDFSAVQAVQSVIVVAVVTGFGWWFTRHCARRIGGASGDILGAGIELGVTFSVVGLLV; encoded by the coding sequence ATGCACTCTCCGCTACGCGCCGCGCACATCGCGCTCAGCTGGCTGACCGTACTCCCGCTCCCCCAGCCGCGCGTGGCCATGGACCGCCGTGTCGGTGCCGCGGTGATGAGCGCGGTCCCCGCGGTGGGCGCGGTCCTCGGCGCACTGGCCGCCGGGGTTGCGGCGCTCTTGTCGCTCACCGACCTACCCGCCACACTCATCGGCGCGGTGGTGGTGGTCGTGCTGGCGCTGCTCACGCGCGGAATGCACCTGGACGGTCTGGCCGACACCGCAGACGGGCTCGGCTGTTATGGACCACCCGAGAGGGTCGCCGAGGTGATGCGCAGCGGTTCGGCGGGTCCGTTCGGAGTGGCCACCATCGTCGCGGTGATGCTCATCCAGTCCATCGGACTCGGTGCGCTGGTCGGTGAACACCGTTGGTATGACATCGGTTTCGCCGTCGCGCTCGGCCGGCTGGTCGCCGTGGTCGGTGCCCGGCGCGGGCTGCCCGCCGCGCATCCCGAAGGTTTCGGTGCACTCGTCGCAGACAGTCAGCGCACGTCCATCGTGGTGTGGGCCGGGATCGCAACCGTCGCCGCGCTCGCCACCGGATGGGGTATCGACGACTTCTCCGCTGTGCAGGCCGTCCAGTCGGTGATCGTCGTCGCCGTGGTGACCGGGTTCGGATGGTGGTTCACGCGGCACTGTGCCCGTCGGATCGGCGGTGCCAGCGGCGACATCCTGGGTGCCGGCATCGAACTCGGTGTGACGTTCTCGGTGGTCGGCCTGCTCGTCTGA